In Thioalkalivibrio paradoxus ARh 1, the following are encoded in one genomic region:
- the sufC gene encoding Fe-S cluster assembly ATPase SufC has product MLKINNLQARVENGNPILKGIDLEVKPGEVHAIMGPNGSGKSTLCQVLGGRDGYEVTGGSVDYLGQDLFELEPEERAREGLLLGFQYPVEIPGVKNIYLLKEAYNAQRKHRGEPEADTFQFLKLVREKLQTMQMDESFLHRAVNVGFSGGEKKRNEILQMLVLEPKLALLDETDSGLDIDALKVVSDGVNKLRSPDRAIVLVTHYQRLLSHIEPDFVHVLSGGRIIKSGDKTLAQELERNGYQGIIEEAA; this is encoded by the coding sequence ATGCTGAAGATCAACAACCTGCAGGCCCGGGTGGAAAACGGGAACCCGATCCTCAAGGGCATCGACCTCGAGGTGAAGCCGGGCGAGGTCCACGCGATCATGGGCCCGAACGGTTCCGGCAAGAGCACGCTGTGCCAGGTGCTCGGCGGCCGCGATGGCTACGAGGTCACCGGCGGAAGCGTCGACTATCTGGGTCAGGATCTGTTCGAGCTGGAGCCGGAAGAGCGCGCCCGTGAAGGCCTGCTGCTGGGTTTCCAGTACCCGGTCGAAATCCCGGGTGTGAAGAACATCTACCTGCTGAAGGAGGCCTACAACGCGCAGCGCAAGCACCGCGGCGAGCCCGAGGCCGATACCTTCCAGTTCCTGAAACTGGTGCGCGAGAAGCTGCAGACGATGCAGATGGACGAGAGCTTCCTGCACCGCGCGGTCAACGTCGGCTTTTCGGGCGGCGAGAAAAAGCGCAACGAGATCCTGCAGATGCTGGTGCTCGAGCCGAAGCTCGCACTGCTCGACGAGACCGATTCCGGCCTCGACATCGACGCGCTGAAAGTCGTCTCCGACGGCGTGAACAAGCTGCGCTCGCCGGACCGCGCCATCGTGCTGGTGACCCACTACCAGCGCCTGCTGAGCCATATCGAACCCGACTTCGTGCACGTGCTCTCCGGCGGCCGGATCATCAAGTCCGGCGACAAGACGCTGGCGCAGGAACTCGAGCGCAATGGCTATCAGGGCATCATCGAGGAGGCGGCATGA
- the sufD gene encoding Fe-S cluster assembly protein SufD produces the protein MSANALSQHYADQVQHLQEILPEGLPEWLAGRRRGAAVRFAEAGFPDPRMEEWKYTNVRPIATKPFVAAAGDADVSADTVRALGFDGLDAYRMVFVDGRLRRDLSNLAGLPEGAVVQGLGEALATDPDPLEPFLATLAHDRFSSFAALNTAFMNDGAVVRLAPGVRLERPLHLLLLGSAGDAPTWSHPRVLIQAGEGAEATVIEHYADLPGANGFTNTVTELRAEAGARVRHYLLQDHADGAYHVGSVFVQQRRDSRVTSHNVNLGGRLVRHDLNVDLTEPGAEIELLGLFLAGGRQHVDTHTRVHHLSPHTTSRERYRGIGQGHGRGVFKGRVLVDQGAQKTDAQQHSANLLLSPNAEIDTKPELEIYADDVKCAHGATVGQLDETSLYYLRSRGIGEAEAREMLVFAFADEVLESMDLEPLRANIEARLAARLPGGMAMAATAPA, from the coding sequence ATGAGCGCGAACGCCCTGAGCCAGCATTACGCCGACCAGGTCCAGCACCTGCAGGAAATCCTCCCGGAGGGGCTGCCCGAGTGGCTCGCCGGGCGCCGTCGCGGTGCCGCGGTGCGCTTCGCCGAGGCGGGCTTCCCCGATCCGCGCATGGAGGAGTGGAAATACACCAACGTCCGGCCGATCGCGACCAAGCCGTTCGTCGCGGCGGCCGGTGACGCGGACGTCTCCGCCGACACCGTGCGGGCGCTGGGCTTCGATGGCCTGGATGCGTACCGCATGGTGTTCGTCGACGGGCGCCTGCGCCGCGACCTTTCGAACCTCGCCGGGCTGCCGGAAGGCGCGGTGGTACAGGGCCTCGGCGAGGCCCTCGCGACCGATCCCGACCCGCTGGAACCGTTCCTGGCGACACTCGCGCACGACCGTTTCTCGAGCTTTGCGGCGCTGAACACCGCGTTCATGAACGACGGCGCGGTGGTGCGGCTGGCGCCGGGCGTGCGCCTCGAGCGGCCGCTGCACCTGCTGCTGCTCGGTTCCGCCGGCGATGCCCCCACCTGGAGCCATCCCCGCGTGCTGATCCAGGCAGGCGAGGGCGCCGAGGCCACGGTGATCGAGCATTATGCCGACCTGCCCGGTGCCAACGGCTTCACCAACACCGTGACCGAGTTGCGCGCGGAGGCCGGCGCGCGGGTGCGCCACTATCTGCTGCAGGACCATGCCGACGGCGCCTACCATGTCGGCAGCGTGTTCGTTCAGCAGCGCCGCGACAGCCGGGTCACCTCGCACAACGTGAACCTGGGCGGACGCCTGGTGCGCCACGACCTGAACGTCGACCTGACCGAGCCCGGCGCCGAGATCGAACTGCTCGGACTGTTCCTGGCCGGCGGGCGCCAGCACGTCGACACCCACACCCGGGTGCATCACCTGTCGCCGCACACCACCAGCCGCGAGCGCTACCGCGGCATCGGCCAGGGTCACGGCCGCGGCGTGTTCAAGGGGCGGGTATTGGTCGATCAGGGCGCGCAAAAAACCGATGCCCAGCAGCACAGCGCGAACCTGCTGCTGTCGCCGAACGCCGAAATCGACACCAAGCCGGAACTCGAGATCTATGCCGACGACGTGAAATGCGCCCACGGCGCGACCGTCGGCCAGCTCGACGAGACCTCGCTGTACTACCTGCGCAGCCGTGGCATCGGCGAGGCCGAGGCGCGCGAGATGCTGGTCTTCGCGTTCGCCGACGAGGTGCTCGAGAGCATGGACCTGGAACCGCTGCGCGCGAATATCGAGGCCCGCCTTGCCGCCCGCCTGCCCGGCGGCATGGCGATGGCGGCTACAGCGCCGGCGTAG
- the sufT gene encoding putative Fe-S cluster assembly protein SufT: protein MHVQETIKLSRDCPAVAVPTGQRVLLGDGGEVGLVQALGGSYTVMAQGRLFRVDSKDADALGKEPTPPPQLPDDASDEEVEKLIWDQMRSCYDPEIPINIVDLGLIYRCDIERSAGGGRKVSIDMTLTAPGCGMGNVLAADVWQRVMDVPTVEEAKVELVFDPPWDASRMSEAARLQTGMF from the coding sequence ATGCACGTTCAGGAAACGATCAAGCTGAGCCGGGACTGCCCGGCGGTGGCCGTGCCCACGGGACAGCGCGTGTTGCTGGGCGACGGCGGCGAAGTGGGATTGGTCCAGGCCCTCGGCGGCTCCTACACGGTAATGGCGCAGGGCCGCCTGTTCCGGGTCGACTCGAAGGATGCCGACGCCCTCGGCAAGGAGCCGACGCCGCCGCCCCAATTGCCCGACGACGCGTCCGACGAGGAAGTCGAGAAGCTGATCTGGGACCAGATGCGCAGCTGCTACGACCCCGAGATCCCGATCAACATCGTCGATCTCGGCCTGATCTACCGCTGCGACATCGAACGCAGCGCCGGTGGCGGTCGCAAGGTGTCGATCGACATGACGCTGACCGCGCCCGGATGCGGGATGGGCAATGTGCTCGCCGCCGACGTCTGGCAGCGGGTGATGGATGTCCCGACGGTCGAGGAGGCCAAGGTCGAGCTCGTTTTCGATCCGCCCTGGGACGCCTCGCGCATGTCGGAAGCCGCCCGCTTGCAGACCGGGATGTTCTGA
- a CDS encoding non-heme iron oxygenase ferredoxin subunit: MSDWVDVAPAGEIEPGKHKLVNVDDVPIAVFNIDGRYYAIEDLCSHEEYPIAEGEVKDDRITCPQHGAEFCLRTGAALTAPAYEPLTTFPVRIHEGVVQVRDDRWD, translated from the coding sequence ATGAGTGATTGGGTGGACGTGGCCCCTGCCGGAGAGATCGAACCGGGAAAACACAAGCTCGTCAACGTCGACGACGTGCCCATCGCGGTCTTCAATATCGACGGCCGCTATTACGCGATCGAGGATCTGTGCTCGCACGAGGAGTACCCGATTGCCGAAGGCGAGGTGAAGGACGACAGGATTACCTGCCCGCAGCACGGCGCCGAGTTCTGTCTGCGCACCGGTGCGGCACTGACGGCCCCGGCCTACGAGCCGCTGACCACCTTTCCCGTGCGGATACATGAAGGCGTGGTACAGGTGCGCGATGATCGCTGGGATTGA
- a CDS encoding HesB/IscA family protein, whose product MNATVIETRDNTADVPAAERVKATDKAVRHILKQMETDPSAIGFRLEVKRTGCSGWMYVVDLAREPRDDDLIFNVADGLDIFVDKKSFEFVHGTEIDFVSEGLTRHLVFNNPNVTAECGCGESFSID is encoded by the coding sequence ATGAACGCAACGGTGATCGAAACCCGGGACAACACCGCCGACGTGCCTGCGGCCGAGCGCGTGAAGGCAACCGACAAGGCGGTGCGGCACATCCTGAAACAAATGGAAACCGATCCATCCGCGATCGGCTTCCGGCTCGAAGTCAAGCGGACCGGCTGTTCCGGCTGGATGTACGTGGTCGACCTCGCCCGCGAGCCCCGCGACGACGACCTGATCTTCAATGTCGCCGACGGGCTGGACATCTTCGTCGACAAGAAGAGTTTCGAGTTCGTGCATGGCACCGAGATCGACTTCGTTTCCGAAGGGCTCACCCGGCACCTGGTGTTCAACAATCCCAACGTGACCGCCGAGTGCGGCTGCGGCGAGAGTTTCTCGATCGACTGA
- the tviB gene encoding Vi polysaccharide biosynthesis UDP-N-acetylglucosamine C-6 dehydrogenase TviB — protein MSGNETLAVIGLGYVGLPLAVEFGRHRRVIGFDKSAERIAELRAGRDSTLEVEPAELAQAIGLEYTTDPQQLREATIYIVTVPTPIDVARQPDLTPLMHASETIGRVLKPGDIVIFESTVYPGATEEVCVPILERSSGLRYMTGEQGGGDATRSAAPTVAADDGFYCGYSPERINPGDREHRVTTIRKVTSGSTPEVAERVDALYREIITAGTHKASSIRVAEAAKVIENTQRDVNIALINELALIFNRLGIDTEEVLQAAGTKWNFLPFRPGLVGGHCIGVDPYYLTHKAQQIGYHPEMILAGRRINDGMGAYVAGQLVKAMLKKRIQVEGSRVLVMGLTFKENCPDLRNTRVVDILHELAEYDVQVDVCDPWASVECAQREYGIELIRGPEPGQYDAIVLAVAHRQFNAMGVSGIRALGRPRHVLYDLKYLFPANETDLRL, from the coding sequence ATGTCCGGAAACGAAACGCTTGCCGTGATCGGCCTCGGCTACGTCGGTCTGCCGCTCGCGGTGGAGTTCGGGCGCCACCGCCGGGTGATCGGCTTCGACAAGAGCGCTGAGCGAATCGCCGAACTGCGCGCCGGCCGCGACAGTACGCTGGAGGTCGAGCCCGCGGAGCTGGCGCAGGCCATCGGCCTCGAGTACACCACCGATCCGCAGCAGCTGCGCGAGGCGACGATCTACATCGTCACGGTGCCCACGCCCATCGACGTGGCCCGGCAGCCCGACCTGACGCCGCTGATGCATGCGAGCGAGACGATCGGCCGGGTGCTGAAGCCCGGTGACATCGTGATCTTCGAATCGACCGTGTACCCGGGAGCGACCGAGGAAGTCTGCGTGCCGATCTTGGAGCGGTCGTCCGGGCTGCGGTACATGACCGGCGAGCAGGGGGGCGGCGATGCAACACGGTCTGCCGCACCGACCGTCGCCGCCGACGACGGCTTCTACTGCGGCTACAGCCCCGAGCGCATCAATCCGGGCGACCGCGAGCATCGCGTGACCACCATCCGCAAGGTCACCAGCGGTTCGACCCCGGAAGTCGCCGAGCGGGTCGACGCACTGTACCGCGAGATCATCACCGCCGGCACCCACAAGGCGTCGAGCATCCGCGTCGCCGAGGCGGCGAAGGTCATCGAGAATACCCAGCGCGACGTGAACATCGCGCTGATCAACGAACTCGCGCTGATCTTCAACCGCCTGGGCATCGACACCGAGGAGGTGCTGCAGGCGGCCGGTACCAAGTGGAACTTCCTGCCGTTCCGTCCAGGCCTGGTCGGCGGTCATTGCATCGGCGTCGACCCGTATTACCTCACCCACAAGGCACAGCAGATCGGCTATCACCCGGAGATGATCCTGGCCGGCCGGCGCATCAACGACGGGATGGGCGCCTACGTGGCAGGCCAGCTGGTGAAAGCGATGCTGAAAAAGCGCATCCAGGTCGAGGGCAGCCGTGTACTGGTGATGGGGCTCACGTTCAAGGAAAACTGTCCCGACCTGCGCAATACCCGCGTGGTGGACATCCTGCACGAACTGGCCGAGTACGACGTGCAGGTGGATGTCTGCGACCCCTGGGCCAGCGTCGAGTGCGCGCAACGGGAATACGGTATCGAGCTGATCCGCGGCCCCGAACCGGGGCAGTACGACGCCATCGTGCTCGCCGTGGCGCACCGCCAGTTCAATGCGATGGGCGTTTCCGGGATCCGCGCCCTCGGCAGGCCCCGGCACGTGCTCTACGACCTCAAGTACCTGTTCCCCGCGAACGAAACCGACCTGCGGCTGTAG
- the metK gene encoding methionine adenosyltransferase, with protein sequence MTRSWLFTSESVSDGHPDKLADRISDHVLDRCLELEPRARVACETLLTAGFVVLAGEFRLAREADLERLQGELEALARDVLRSTGYHAGFPGIDPDRCEVLVRIHGQSVQIAKGVDREGGALGAGDQGLMFGHACDETPECMPLPIQLAHRLMRRQRELRRLPEFAWLRPDAKSQVSVRYMDGRPAQVETVVLSTQLQGEISDAEVESEIVRHLIEPVIPESLRAPQMRCLVNPAGRFEIGGPQGDTGLTGRKIIVDTYGASCPHGGGAFSGKDASKVDRSAAYAARWVAKNLVAAGAATRCTVQLAYAIGRPDPVSIRVDAHGTQQVDEDRLEQAVREVFDLTPAAIIRDLDLLRPIYAATAAYGHFGREEPGFSWEQTNRVDDLRTALRL encoded by the coding sequence ATGACACGATCCTGGCTGTTTACCTCCGAGTCGGTTTCCGACGGGCACCCGGACAAGTTGGCCGACCGGATCTCGGACCATGTGCTGGACCGTTGCCTGGAACTCGAGCCCCGGGCCCGGGTGGCCTGCGAAACCCTGCTGACCGCGGGGTTCGTGGTGCTCGCCGGGGAGTTTCGGCTCGCGCGGGAGGCCGATCTCGAACGCCTGCAGGGCGAGCTGGAGGCGCTGGCGCGAGACGTCCTCCGGAGTACCGGCTACCACGCGGGGTTTCCCGGAATCGACCCGGACCGCTGCGAGGTACTGGTCCGCATCCATGGGCAATCGGTGCAGATCGCGAAAGGCGTCGATCGCGAGGGCGGCGCGCTGGGCGCGGGCGACCAGGGGCTGATGTTCGGCCATGCCTGTGACGAGACGCCGGAATGCATGCCGCTGCCGATCCAACTGGCGCACCGGCTGATGCGGCGCCAGCGGGAGTTGCGCCGGCTTCCGGAATTCGCGTGGCTGCGTCCGGACGCCAAGTCGCAGGTCTCGGTGCGCTATATGGACGGACGGCCGGCGCAGGTCGAAACGGTGGTGCTCTCGACCCAGCTCCAGGGCGAGATCTCCGACGCCGAGGTCGAGAGCGAGATCGTCCGCCACCTGATCGAGCCGGTGATTCCCGAATCCCTGCGTGCGCCGCAGATGCGCTGCCTGGTCAATCCCGCCGGTCGTTTCGAGATCGGCGGGCCGCAGGGCGATACCGGGCTTACCGGACGCAAGATCATCGTCGACACCTATGGCGCGAGTTGTCCGCACGGCGGCGGCGCGTTCTCGGGCAAGGATGCCAGCAAGGTCGACCGGTCGGCGGCCTATGCCGCGCGCTGGGTGGCCAAGAACCTGGTCGCCGCAGGCGCCGCGACCCGCTGCACGGTGCAGCTCGCGTACGCGATCGGGCGGCCGGATCCGGTGTCGATCCGGGTCGACGCCCACGGTACGCAGCAGGTGGACGAGGATCGCCTCGAGCAGGCGGTGCGGGAAGTGTTCGACCTGACCCCTGCCGCGATCATCCGCGACCTGGATCTGTTGCGGCCGATTTATGCGGCAACCGCCGCCTACGGCCATTTCGGACGCGAGGAACCCGGTTTCAGCTGGGAGCAGACGAACCGGGTCGACGATCTGCGCACGGCACTGCGCCTCTAG
- a CDS encoding SLC13 family permease, producing the protein MPIEAWFTAALILGMLAVLSLSRAAPDLVFIGSVILLLLAGIISPAQAFSGFANQGVITVGALYVVVAGLRETGGIQWVGHRLLGQPRSLRRAQLRLTAPVAFASAFLNNTPVVGMLIPAVSDWARKLRFPVSRLMMPLSFAAILGGTITVIGTSTNLVVNGLLIERTGTGLNLFDLAWVGVPVTLAGLALMLVGNRWLFPDRRPAIGDIDDPREYTLEMLVDPNGPLVGQSIEAAGLRNLPGGFLMEIDRDGTLLPAVSPQERLRGGDRLIFVGVVDSMVDLQKMRGLSPATHQVFKLDGHRADRALLEVVVSDTCPIVGETIRDGRFRNRYNAVVIAVARNGERLRGKIGEIRLRAGDTLLVEAGPAFLAQNRNRRDFFLISQIDGSATPRHERALLALTILVAMVAAATAGLLSMLEAALAAAALMVVTRCVTLETARASIDWPVLFTIAAAFGVGAAMESTGLAQTLAHGITGLAGPHPWAQLAMVYLATALFTALITNNAAAVLMFPIAFAVASDLGASPIPFAIAIMFAASASFATPFGYQTNLMVYGPGGYRFTDYLRAGIPMNLATAAVALVLIPLVWSW; encoded by the coding sequence ATGCCGATCGAAGCCTGGTTCACCGCCGCCCTGATTCTGGGCATGCTCGCCGTGTTGTCCCTGAGTCGCGCGGCACCCGATCTGGTCTTCATCGGCAGCGTCATCCTGCTGCTGCTTGCCGGAATCATCAGCCCCGCACAGGCGTTTTCCGGCTTCGCGAACCAGGGGGTGATCACCGTCGGTGCGCTGTATGTGGTCGTCGCGGGGCTGCGCGAAACCGGCGGCATTCAGTGGGTCGGACACCGGCTACTCGGGCAACCCCGCTCCCTGCGCCGCGCCCAGCTCCGGCTCACGGCCCCGGTGGCGTTCGCCAGCGCCTTCCTGAACAACACACCCGTGGTCGGCATGCTCATTCCGGCGGTCAGCGACTGGGCGCGCAAGCTGCGGTTTCCGGTATCGCGGTTGATGATGCCGCTCTCCTTCGCGGCGATCCTGGGCGGCACCATCACCGTGATCGGCACGAGCACGAATCTGGTCGTGAACGGCCTGTTGATCGAACGCACCGGCACCGGGCTGAACCTGTTCGACCTCGCCTGGGTCGGGGTGCCGGTCACTCTGGCCGGGCTGGCGCTGATGCTCGTCGGCAACCGCTGGCTGTTTCCCGACCGCCGGCCGGCCATCGGCGACATCGACGATCCACGTGAATACACCCTGGAAATGCTGGTCGATCCCAACGGGCCTCTGGTCGGCCAGAGCATCGAAGCCGCCGGGCTGCGCAACCTGCCCGGCGGCTTTCTGATGGAGATCGACCGCGACGGCACGCTGCTCCCCGCCGTCTCGCCCCAGGAACGGCTGCGCGGCGGTGACCGGCTGATCTTCGTCGGAGTCGTCGACTCCATGGTCGACTTGCAGAAGATGCGCGGCCTGTCCCCCGCCACTCATCAGGTATTCAAGCTCGACGGCCACCGCGCGGACCGGGCGCTGCTCGAGGTCGTGGTTTCCGACACTTGCCCGATCGTCGGCGAAACGATCCGCGACGGGCGCTTCCGCAACCGCTACAACGCGGTCGTCATCGCGGTGGCCCGCAACGGCGAACGCCTGCGCGGCAAGATCGGCGAGATCCGGCTACGCGCTGGCGACACGCTGCTGGTCGAGGCCGGCCCGGCGTTCCTCGCGCAGAATCGCAACCGCCGCGACTTCTTCCTGATCAGCCAGATCGACGGCTCCGCCACGCCCCGGCACGAACGCGCGCTGCTGGCGCTGACCATTCTGGTCGCGATGGTGGCCGCTGCCACCGCCGGGCTGCTGAGCATGCTGGAAGCCGCCCTCGCGGCGGCCGCACTGATGGTGGTCACCCGCTGCGTAACGCTGGAAACCGCCCGCGCCAGCATCGACTGGCCGGTTCTGTTCACCATAGCCGCGGCTTTCGGCGTGGGCGCCGCGATGGAGAGCACCGGTCTGGCGCAGACGCTGGCACATGGAATCACCGGCCTGGCCGGCCCGCATCCCTGGGCACAACTGGCGATGGTTTACCTGGCAACCGCCCTGTTCACCGCGTTGATCACCAACAATGCCGCGGCAGTACTGATGTTCCCGATTGCCTTCGCCGTTGCCAGCGATCTCGGCGCGAGTCCGATCCCGTTCGCGATTGCGATCATGTTCGCGGCCTCCGCAAGCTTCGCCACCCCGTTCGGCTACCAGACCAACCTGATGGTCTACGGCCCCGGCGGCTACCGGTTCACCGACTACCTGCGCGCCGGTATTCCGATGAATCTGGCCACCGCAGCCGTGGCCCTGGTGCTGATTCCCCTGGTATGGAGCTGGTAA
- the cysC gene encoding adenylyl-sulfate kinase — MSRTGTAVADPSSSIPLIDRPLRVALGGVREAAVATLVDQLRMRAGAARPPIADRDATRERESRAAAGASRPDNAPAPGLEISGILHPGALDLATLDALRTADAVVLLTDADTGLTPALLQLIYLLAQLRVPRLALAVDRLGDSGFAEGRLHALARELEDFAARVGVQTHATIPVDTDPRDHGSMPAGSSSGYTGPGLVEWLGAGTLEHRAAEDRPFRLVVRTPAPAGAPVPEPVAGTVASGRIRPGDRIRAQPMGRESRVTGIVGGHGPQQEARAGEDVTLTLDPPLPLPDGAILSSVDAPALVADQFETRIFWLADEPLFPGRRYAARIGAQRAELTVTDIKYQVNPETLERLAADQLCAGRIAVCNISLDRPAAFDPYAEDPATGRFVILDRDTDEPLGLGLLNFALRRAQNIHFQHVDLDKSARARQKAQRPCVIWFTGLSGSGKSTIANHVEQRLHRLGYHTYLLDGDNVRHGLNRDLGFTEADRVENIRRIGEVAKLMVDAGLIVLTAFISPFRSERRMARDLLAEGEFLEVYVDVPLAIAEQRDPKGLYRKARRGELANFTGIDSPYEPPEAPELHIDTSRMDPGAAAERVIERILAPPQPGTNP; from the coding sequence ATGTCCCGAACAGGAACCGCCGTGGCGGACCCCTCAAGCAGCATTCCATTGATCGACCGGCCGTTGCGCGTGGCCCTGGGCGGCGTACGCGAAGCTGCCGTGGCAACGCTGGTCGATCAGCTGCGCATGCGCGCAGGAGCCGCCCGCCCCCCAATCGCGGATCGGGACGCAACGCGGGAACGCGAATCCCGTGCAGCTGCCGGGGCGTCCAGACCCGACAACGCCCCTGCGCCAGGCCTGGAGATCTCCGGAATCCTGCACCCCGGCGCATTGGACCTCGCCACTCTGGACGCACTGCGCACCGCGGACGCGGTCGTTCTGCTCACCGACGCCGACACCGGCCTGACCCCAGCGCTGCTCCAACTCATCTACCTGCTGGCACAGCTGCGCGTGCCACGGCTTGCACTGGCGGTCGACCGCCTGGGAGACTCCGGGTTCGCGGAGGGTCGTCTGCACGCGCTTGCCCGCGAGCTCGAGGACTTCGCCGCGCGCGTCGGCGTCCAGACCCACGCGACCATTCCGGTCGATACCGACCCACGCGACCACGGCTCGATGCCTGCCGGGTCGAGTTCCGGGTACACGGGCCCCGGCCTTGTTGAATGGCTGGGGGCGGGCACGCTGGAACACCGAGCCGCCGAAGACCGTCCGTTCCGTCTGGTGGTTCGCACCCCGGCGCCCGCGGGAGCGCCGGTTCCCGAACCGGTCGCCGGCACCGTCGCCAGCGGTCGGATCCGCCCGGGCGATCGCATCCGCGCCCAGCCGATGGGCCGGGAGAGCCGCGTTACCGGAATCGTCGGCGGACACGGTCCGCAGCAGGAAGCGCGCGCCGGAGAGGACGTGACGCTCACGCTGGATCCCCCGCTGCCACTGCCCGATGGGGCGATCCTGTCCAGCGTGGACGCCCCGGCGCTGGTCGCCGACCAGTTCGAGACCCGAATCTTCTGGCTCGCGGACGAACCCCTGTTCCCGGGCCGCCGCTACGCCGCCCGCATCGGCGCGCAGCGGGCCGAACTTACCGTCACCGACATCAAATACCAGGTGAACCCGGAGACACTCGAACGGCTCGCCGCGGATCAGTTGTGCGCTGGCCGCATCGCGGTGTGCAACATCAGCCTGGACCGTCCGGCAGCGTTCGACCCTTATGCGGAGGACCCCGCCACCGGCCGTTTCGTGATCCTGGACCGCGACACCGACGAACCCCTGGGGCTGGGCCTGCTGAACTTCGCACTGCGGCGTGCGCAGAACATCCATTTCCAGCACGTCGATCTCGACAAGAGCGCGCGCGCACGCCAGAAGGCGCAAAGGCCCTGCGTGATCTGGTTCACGGGCCTGTCGGGCTCCGGAAAATCCACCATCGCCAACCACGTGGAGCAGCGCCTGCACCGGCTCGGCTACCACACCTATTTGCTGGACGGCGACAACGTGCGTCACGGCTTGAACCGGGATCTCGGCTTCACCGAAGCCGACCGCGTCGAGAACATCCGCCGCATCGGGGAGGTGGCGAAACTGATGGTGGATGCCGGGCTGATCGTGCTCACCGCGTTCATCTCGCCGTTTCGCAGCGAACGACGCATGGCGCGGGATCTGCTGGCCGAGGGCGAATTCCTCGAGGTGTACGTCGACGTCCCGCTGGCGATCGCCGAACAGCGCGACCCGAAGGGCTTGTACCGGAAGGCCCGCCGGGGCGAACTGGCGAACTTCACCGGCATCGACTCGCCCTACGAGCCGCCGGAAGCCCCGGAACTGCATATCGACACCAGCCGGATGGACCCCGGCGCTGCAGCGGAACGCGTGATCGAACGGATCCTCGCGCCCCCGCAGCCGGGAACCAACCCCTGA
- a CDS encoding malonic semialdehyde reductase has translation MSEQIDRKALDQLFFEARTHNEWQDRPVPDALLRELYDTLRWAPTSANCSPARIVFVKSPEAKERLLPALIEGNVEKTRIAPVTAIIAHDLDFPETLPRLFPHTDARSWFEGNDPLIESTAFRNGSLQGAYLILAARALGLDCGPMSGFDPEKVNEAFFAGTRIRANFLCNLGYGRPEALFPRSPRFDFDDVCRIE, from the coding sequence ATGAGTGAACAGATCGACCGAAAGGCACTGGATCAGCTCTTTTTCGAAGCCCGTACGCACAACGAGTGGCAGGACCGCCCGGTTCCGGACGCGTTGCTGCGCGAACTCTACGATACCCTGCGCTGGGCGCCGACCAGTGCCAACTGCAGTCCGGCCCGCATCGTGTTCGTGAAGAGCCCCGAGGCGAAGGAAAGGCTGCTGCCGGCACTGATCGAGGGCAACGTCGAGAAGACCCGGATCGCTCCGGTCACTGCGATCATCGCCCACGATCTGGATTTCCCGGAGACTCTGCCGCGGCTGTTCCCGCATACCGATGCGCGGTCGTGGTTCGAGGGAAACGACCCGCTGATCGAGTCGACTGCGTTTCGCAACGGCAGCCTGCAGGGGGCCTACCTGATCCTGGCGGCGCGCGCTCTGGGGCTGGACTGTGGCCCGATGTCGGGGTTCGACCCCGAGAAGGTCAACGAGGCGTTCTTCGCTGGCACCCGGATCCGTGCAAACTTTCTGTGCAACCTGGGCTATGGCCGGCCGGAGGCGCTGTTCCCCCGCAGCCCGCGCTTCGACTTCGACGACGTTTGCCGGATCGAGTGA